GTCTTTGCGAGAGAAAATTTCTATTTAGTTTTTACCACTGATAACTGAGGGATTACCGGCTGAGCTCAGGACGAAACTATTTAACCAATTACCAATTACCAATTACCAATTACCAGTTACCAATTACCAATTACCAGTTACCAATTATCCGTTTGCAGATTATGAAATCTGATGATACCCCGTGCAAAACTTACTCAACACTAGCATAAGGGTTAAAATAGTGTATAGGGTTCTGCAAAATAGGATTTGAGGGAGACAACAAATAAATATCAAATATCAAATATCAAAATGCAAAATTACAAATCAAATTTCAAAGAGGAAGCAGCAGGGTTTCTCAAAGAGTTGGAGGAATTTGGTAATATCTTTGCTTCAAGTATTTTAACGCTGAAAGGAAAGAGATAATTTTACTGAACTTTGGCAAGTTTGCAAATTCTCTGAAAAACTTAAAACTAAAAGCGTAAAACCAAAAACCGTTGTAGTGGATAGTAGAGTCAGGAAAAAACAGCAGAAGAATAAAAAGATTTGTAGTGCGAGGCTTTAGCCTCGCTTCTGGCAAGCAGGAAAGCGAACCTAAAGGTTCGCACTACATTTATCGAATGTCACAGGTTAATTCGTATCCATTTGTGGCTAATTTCTCTAATTCTCTGTGAACTCTATGCCTCTGTGGCTGAACGGTTACAAATAATTACATCAATTTAACATCGCACAAATCTTTTACCAATTAATTGTTTAATTAAACCTTTAATTTCAAGTTGAATTAAAAGAGCGGCTACCTGGGATGCAGTCATTTGAGAGGAAGAAGAGATAGTATCAATATATTGAGGTTCTGCGGGAGAAAGTAACTGGTATATTTTTTCTTCATCTTTTGAGAGTTTTATTTCATTGTTTTTTTTAATTTCCGGAATTTTTTTTAATGCGTCTGTAAATAATTCAAGTTCTTCAATTATATCCTGTGCTGATTCCGTTAATTTAGCCCCTTGTTTGATTAATTGATGAGTCCCTTTGCTTAATCTACTTTCTATATGTCCGGGGACAGCAAATACCTCGCGATTTTGCTCTAAGGCGCAATCTGCGGTAATCAATGCCCCACTTCGTATAGGTGCTTCAACAATAACCGTGCCCAGTGATAAACCACTGATTATCCGATTGCGTTGTGGGAAATTAAACTTTTCTGGTGGTGTGCCAAATGGAAATTCACTTACAACCGCCCCCTGATTTACAATCTCATAAAACAGACTTTTATTTTCAAGCGGATAGATTATATCTATGCCGCAACCTAAAACCGCAATTGTCCTTCCTTTAGTCTCAATTGCACCACGATGAGAGGCAACATCAATTCCTCGTGCCAATCCGCTGACTATCGTAAATCCAGATTGAACTAATTCTTGAGCAAGTCGGTAAGCGATTGTTTTTCCATAAGTAGTTGCGGCTCGAGACCCAACCATCGCAATCGCCAACCTATCTTGTGTTCTCATTTCACCCTTAACATAAAGAACTGGTGGTGGGTCATAGATAGATTTTAAGTTTTTAGGATATTCCTCACTATTTAAGGTTAAAATATTTACCCCTTCTTTTTCAATCTTTTCAAGTTCGCGGTTTATTTCCACTTTATCTTTTTGTTCAACGATGGAAGTAGCTATCTGATTTCCAATTCCTTTTACCTGGCTTAAACTTGAAACATTAGCCGACAGGATTTCTTGAGGGCTTCCAAAATGTTTCAGCAAGGTAGCAAATCTCATCGGTCCTATGCCTTTAATCATATTTAATCTAATCCATGATTTTATATCTGTGTTATTCATAATTATCTCCTGAAAATAGGAAGTAGAAAGTAGAGAGTAGAAAGTAGAAAGTAAAGAAAACATCACGCCTCACGCTTATCTCCTTACCTCCTACCTTCTATCTCCTACCACTATTTTCATCGTCATTTGTGAGTCGCAGGTTCATATCCATTTCACTTCAGATGAGTAAATAGTGACTATGTTTCTTTACCTGGTATTTTTTTCCGCACCCATCTATCACCCATTTTAACCCAATTCTCTAATTCCAATCGCACACCTCGGACACCCGCTATCCTTTTCAGGTGTGATTCAAGTCTTTTTAATTTACTTGCTTCTACCTCTGCCCGTTTAGCAAAATATTCCGGGTCATCTGGATTAACAAAAATGTCTAATTGGAATTCCATCACCCCACGGATATGAACAAATCCATTAATCGTAGAAAAATCAATCCTTCTCGTATCAATCCACGATTTAACTAATTCTGCTTCTACTTTAACATTAATCCCCCAATCATCAATCATTTTTTCCTCTCCCTTTATTTGACACTACCTTTGCCAATTGTTTGACAAAGCGTACAACAAAGCACTATATTTAGTAACATTTTAGCCATCTGAAGTGAAATTCAGGTAATCAGTTATCGGTCATCAGGTTATCGGTAAAGGGAAAAGATCAATTGGTTGTTACCGATTACCGATTACCTGATTACCGATTACCTTGCACTTCATTTGGGTAAATAGTTACTATATTTATTATATCGGCATATTAGTAAATATACTTTACATCTCATCCCCGATAAACTTCTGTAACTCCTTGAATTTGCTTTAGTTGTTTAATAATATTCTGGAGATGAGATTTTTCATTAATAAGGATATTAAAACCATATTTAGTTGTGCCGTTACTTTCTACTTCGGTCCAGGTAGAATTAATTGAACCTTGTGTCGTGTTGATTGCACTCGTCATATCATTAAGTAAATTTTTTCTTGGGAATGCTCTGGCATAAATTCCTA
This genomic stretch from bacterium harbors:
- the dprA gene encoding DNA-processing protein DprA; its protein translation is MNNTDIKSWIRLNMIKGIGPMRFATLLKHFGSPQEILSANVSSLSQVKGIGNQIATSIVEQKDKVEINRELEKIEKEGVNILTLNSEEYPKNLKSIYDPPPVLYVKGEMRTQDRLAIAMVGSRAATTYGKTIAYRLAQELVQSGFTIVSGLARGIDVASHRGAIETKGRTIAVLGCGIDIIYPLENKSLFYEIVNQGAVVSEFPFGTPPEKFNFPQRNRIISGLSLGTVIVEAPIRSGALITADCALEQNREVFAVPGHIESRLSKGTHQLIKQGAKLTESAQDIIEELELFTDALKKIPEIKKNNEIKLSKDEEKIYQLLSPAEPQYIDTISSSSQMTASQVAALLIQLEIKGLIKQLIGKRFVRC